One Campylobacteraceae bacterium genomic window, GTAAATCAAGTTTCATTTTTAACTCCTCTTTATCATATGGGTTATTTTTTGGTTTTAGCAGAGATTTCAAATAACAAAAATTTAAAAAATAAACTTAAAAACAGAGCTTCGAGTTTTTTAAGAGCTTACTTTAAATTAGAAGAATATAACGCTGTTATTGATTATAAAGTTGATGTAAATATAAAATCTTTAACTTTTACAGAGCTAATAGCCCAATGGATGTCTTTTATTAATTCATTTTTAAGTGATTTTTCTGTTTATTTAATTAAATCTGAACAAAAAGTGACTTATGAAAATAAAGATGAAATAGTGTTAAATTTTAAAAATATAATGAAAGATATTAAACCAAAATCTCTTAATATTAATGAAGCGATTTTGACTTACTTAAAATAAAGAAAAGATGTAACTGTCAGCATTTTCCTAAACTATATTTGTTATGTAACTTTAATAGTTAATACATTACTTGTTGACAGATATATGTTCTTATGATATACTTTGGATATACATAGAAAGGTAAATTATGACAGCAATTATTTCAAGTTGGGGAAATTCACAAGGGCTAAGAGTTCCAAAACATATTATGAAAGAATTAAATTTATCTATTGGTGATAAAATGAATATTGTAATTGAAGATGAAAAAATAGTATTAGAACCAATCAAACAGACTAGAATAAAATATAATATTAATGATTTAGTTAAGCAGTTACCTAGTGATTATAAAGTTAATGAAGAATTTGATAATAAAACTGGATTAGAAGAGTGGTAAAATACATTCCTGAACAAGGAGATATTGTAGCTTTGAGTTTTGATCCACAAAGTGGACATGAACAAAAAGGACGAAGACCTGCAATAATTATCAGTAATAAAGTATTTAACAAACATCTTGGGCTTGCTTTTGCATGTCCTATAACTAACACAAAAAGAAATTCTCCTTTTCATATTGAAATTGATAGTGAAAATATAACAGGTTTTGTCATGGGTGAGCAAATGAAATCAATAGATTATAACTCTAGAAATATTAAATTTATTGAAAAAGCAAATCAAAAAACTATGAATGAAATATTAGGTATTATTGATAGTATCATACAGTAAAAGCATAATAAAAAAACTACACTTAAGAGAATAAATCTCCACTTCTAAAAAATAAAACTACATTCCCCACGGCACTTATCCTGACGTTGATAAAGCTAAATCCTTTTATCTTTTAGAGAGATTGAATGCTCTTGAATGCATTTGCTATTTAGTTAAGGATTTACGAAAAACCACCATTGACGAAAGGCTAAAATCATGCTTTTGGTAAAACCTATGAGCGCCTTCATTATCATGATCTGTTAATAAGGTAATTCGCTTACATCCTTTCTCTCTCGCAAAATCTATAGCTCGTTCTAAGAGCTTACTACCAACACCAGAGCCACGACCTTCTTTGGATACTACCATATCCTCAAGTATACCAACTCGGGCTCCAATCGCTGTAGATACGGTATATAAGATATTTACCATTGCGATGATATTGTCATTTTCTCTAACAATTAAAATATCTCCAACATCATCATTCTTTATTACCGATGATAATCCTCGAATTTGAGAATTACGATCAGATTTGAATTCTGATTCTTGGGTAAAAAGTGAATCTAATAGATCACATAACACAGGGATATCTGAGCTTTTTGCAATTTCAATTTTCATAATTTACTTGAATCCTTTTTATATATAACTGTTTATTTCTTGCATTATATATCAATATTACTTTAGGAATTAAGAATTTAGAATTCCTGGGACTTATACTTAATTAAGAAAATGGCCTTCCTCTCATTAGTAACTTATCTTAGTTAAAACTTAAGATATATTAGAAAAGGTGTCCGGCACAAATTTATAAAGAAAATTTAGAGTAAAATGTTTATAATTGCTTTTTAATAAATTGTTATAGTATAAGGAAATTAGATGTACGAACATGGTTCTTATAAGATTAAAGTTATTAATCAAACAATAATTGTTGAATGCTTTGATTCTTGGAATATTGAAACTGTATTAAGATTTTGTAAAGAGTATAAAGAAATGGTAGAAGAGATAAAGTCTAAACCTTGGGCGTGTTTAGTAGACTTGAGTCAATGGGAATTATCAACACCAGATATGTGGGATGAAATATATAAGTTGAATGAATGGAGCAATGATAAAAATCAAAAATATGAAGCTGTTATTTGTTCCTTATCTTTGCAAGAAAAATTAGTGAATAATAGCCATAAAGCTTTTATTAATGTTGAAAGTAATTTTTTTAAAAATATTGATCAAGCATGTAATTGGTTAACTAGTATTGGTGTATTAAATATTGAAGAAGCTAGTTGTCTGATGGTAGGTAAAGAAAAAATGGGGTCTGACTCCTATTCGTAAATTCCTTAGTTAAAACTTAGAAATTACACCCTAGAGGGAACAAATCCACTTTTTTAACGTGGATACTGAGGTGTGATTTTAATTAGGGACAATAAGGACAATCATAATCTGTATTCTCAGGTTTTATGGGGTGGCTTTTATTATCTATTTTCTTTTTATCAAAAGCATGATAATT contains:
- a CDS encoding AbrB/MazE/SpoVT family DNA-binding domain-containing protein, producing the protein MTAIISSWGNSQGLRVPKHIMKELNLSIGDKMNIVIEDEKIVLEPIKQTRIKYNINDLVKQLPSDYKVNEEFDNKTGLEEW
- a CDS encoding type II toxin-antitoxin system PemK/MazF family toxin, producing MVKYIPEQGDIVALSFDPQSGHEQKGRRPAIIISNKVFNKHLGLAFACPITNTKRNSPFHIEIDSENITGFVMGEQMKSIDYNSRNIKFIEKANQKTMNEILGIIDSIIQ
- a CDS encoding GNAT family N-acetyltransferase — encoded protein: MKIEIAKSSDIPVLCDLLDSLFTQESEFKSDRNSQIRGLSSVIKNDDVGDILIVRENDNIIAMVNILYTVSTAIGARVGILEDMVVSKEGRGSGVGSKLLERAIDFAREKGCKRITLLTDHDNEGAHRFYQKHDFSLSSMVVFRKSLTK